A stretch of Acropora palmata chromosome 9, jaAcrPala1.3, whole genome shotgun sequence DNA encodes these proteins:
- the LOC141892727 gene encoding splicing factor U2AF 26 kDa subunit-like isoform X1, which produces MAEYLASIFGTEKDKVNCSFYFKIGACRHGERCSRLHNKPTFSQTILLQNMYQNPQSAAQVADGTSSAISDVEAQEHYDKFFEDVFLELEEKYGEIEEMNVCDNLGDHLVGNVYVKFRYEEDAEKAVKDLDNRWYNGQPIYAELSPVTDFREACCRQYEMGECTRGGFCNFMHMRPISRELRRELYGRNRRKKKSASNSPPYTRRSRSRTPPRRRSRSPPRRERSRSPRRDRSPRERRGRH; this is translated from the exons ATGGCGGAATACTTAGCGTCAATCTTTGGAACAGAGAAAGACAA GGTCAATTGTTCTTTCTACTTTAAAATTGGTGCATGTCGACATGGCGAACGTTGCTCAAGACTTCATAACAAACCCACATTCAGCCAG ACTATTTTGCTTCAAAACATGTATCAGAATCCACAAAGTGCAGCACAGGTTGCAGATGGAACAA GTAGCGCCATATCTGACGTCGAAGCTCAGGAACATTACGATAAGTTTTTTGAG GATGTATTTCTTGAGTTGGAGGAGAAA TATGGAGAAATAGAGGAGATGAATGTTTGCGATAATCTTGGAGACCATCTGGTCGGCAATGTATATGTGAAATTCCGCTATGAAGAAGATGCAGAAAAGGCTGTCAAAGACCTTGACAATCGCTGGTACAATG GTCAACCCATCTACGCCGAACTGTCTCCAGTAACTGATTTCAG GGAGGCTTGTTGTAGACAGTATGAAATGGG AGAGTGTACTCGCGGTGGGTTTTGTAACTTCATGCACATGAGGCCCATTTCAAGAGAATTGCG GCGTGAGTTGTATGGACGCAATCGTCGCAAGAAAAA GTCTGCTTCCAACTCTCCGCCATATACACGACGATCTCGCTCCAGGACACCACCACGACGTCGTTCCAGGTCTCCTCCCCGCCGAGAAAGGTCACGTTCTCCTCGCCGTGACAGATCACCTCGTGAAAGAAGAGGCAGACACTAA
- the LOC141892724 gene encoding serine/threonine-protein phosphatase 2A 65 kDa regulatory subunit A beta isoform-like, translating into MAAGDGDDSLYPIAVLIDELRNEDVQLRLNSIKKLSTIALALGVERTRSELIPFLTDTIYDEDEVLLALAEQLGTFTPLVGGPDYVHFLLPPLESLAGVEETVVRDKAVESLRTIAAEHSSQDLESHFVPLVKRLSQGDWFTSRTSACGLFVVVYPRVNANLKAELRLNFRKLCEDDTPMVRRAASGRLGEFAKCVELEFVKSDLVQLFNNLATDEQDSVRLLAVEGCSNIASILSDEDKQALLMPTVRSAAQDKSWRVRYMVADKFTELQNAVGSEITKNDLVPAFQGLLKDCEAEVRAAAAGKVKDFAEKVPEDVREQVLMTNILPCVKDLVMDPNQHVKSALASVIMGLSPLLGNDNTIEHLLPLFLTMLKDEIPEVRLNIISNLDCVNQVIGVNQLSQSLLPAIFELAGDTKWRVRLAIIEYMPLLASQLGVEFFDEKLNSLCMTWLVDHVYAIREAAAKNLKKLVEKFGADWAQSQVIPKVLSMATNPNYLHRLTTLYSVNVLAEVMGSDSVTKLMLPVVIGLAEDSVANVRFNVAKTLQKIAPVLDESTIKSQIKPVLDKLNADADVDVKYFAQEALTVF; encoded by the exons ATGGCGGCTGGCGATGGAGATGATTCTCTTTATCCGATTGCTGTACTAATAGATGAGCTTAGAAACGAAGATGTTCAG CTGCGACTGAATTCTATCAAGAAACTTTCAACCATTGCCTTGGCCTTGGGCgtggaaagaacaagaagTGAACTTATACCCTTTTTAACAG ATACTATTTATGACGAAGATGAAGTTTTATTAGCACTTGCAGAGCAG CTGGGGACATTTACTCCATTGGTTGGAGGGCCAGACTATGTACATTTCCTGTTG CCACCTTTGGAAAGTTTAGCAGGAGTAGAAGAAACTGTTGTGAGAGACAAg GCAGTTGAATCTCTAAGGACCATAGCTGCAGAGCATTCAAGCCAAGATTTGGAAAGTCACTTTGTTCCTCTTGTAAAGAGGTTGTCTCAAG GAGACTGGTTCACATCAAGAACATCAGCTTGTGGATTATTTGTGGTTGTATATCCTCGAGTGAATGCAAACCTCAAAGCAGAGTTGAGGCT CAATTTTCGAAAACTGTGTGAAGATGACACCCCTATGGTTAGAAGAGCAGCTTCAGGAAGACTTGGG gagTTTGCAAAATGTGTGGAGCTGGAGTTTGTGAAGTCAGACCTCGTTCAGCTGTTCAATAACCTGGCAACAGATGAGCAGGACTCGGTGCGGCTTCTTGCAGTAGAAGGCTGCTCAAACATTGCTTCTATCCTATCAGATGAGGATAAACAAGCTCTGCTTATGCCAACTGTTAGATCTGCTGCACAG GACAAGTCTTGGAGAGTGAGATACATGGTGGCTGATAAGTTCACAGAG TTGCAAAATGCTGTTGGATCAGAAATCACCAAAAATGACCTGGTGCCAGCATTTCAGGGATTATTAAAAGATTGCGAAGCTGAGGTTAGAGCTGCAGCTGCGGGAAAAGTCAAAG ACTTTGCCGAGAAAGTACCTGAAGATGTTCGTGAACAAGTGTTGATGACTAATATACTTCCTTGTGTCAAG GACTTGGTTATGGATCCTAACCAACATGTAAAATCTGCCTTAGCATCAGTAATAATGGGACTTTCACCTTTGTTAGGCAATGATAA TACCATTGAACACCTTCTTCCTTTGTTCCTTACAATGTTAAAAGATGAG ATTCCAGAGGTGCGACTTAATATTATTTCCAACCTGGACTGTGTCAACCAAG TGATTGGTGTTAATCAGCTTTCACAGTCCTTGCTTCCAGCCATCTTTGAGCTCGCCGGAGATACTAAATGGCGTGTTCGACTTGCTATCATAGAATACATGCCATTGCTTGCCAGTCAGTTG GGTGTAGAGTTCTTTGACGAGAAGCTGAACAGCCTATGTATGACTTGGCTCGTAGATCATG TGTATGCTATCAGAGAAGCAGCTGCAAAGAACCTCAAAAAACTAGTGGAAAAATTTGGAGCTGATTGGGCCCAG agtcAAGTTATTCCCAAGGTGTTATCCATGGCTACAAACCCCAACTATCTTCACCGTCTTACTACACTATACTCAGTTAAT GTCTTAGCAGAAGTCATGGGATCTGACAGTGTCACCAAGCTTATGCTtccagttgtgattggtttagcTGAAGATTCAGTGGCAAATGTGCGCTTTAATGTTGccaaaactttgcaaaaaattgcaccCGTTTTGGATGAGAG TACTATCAAATCACAGATCAAACCAGTTCTTGACAAACTGAATGCCGATGCTGATGTGGACGTGAAGTATTTTGCACAGGAAGCCCTAACAG TTTTCTAA
- the LOC141892727 gene encoding splicing factor U2AF 26 kDa subunit-like isoform X2 — MAEYLASIFGTEKDKVNCSFYFKIGACRHGERCSRLHNKPTFSQTILLQNMYQNPQSAAQVADGTSSAISDVEAQEHYDKFFEDVFLELEEKYGEIEEMNVCDNLGDHLVGNVYVKFRYEEDAEKAVKDLDNRWYNGQPIYAELSPVTDFREACCRQYEMGECTRGGFCNFMHLRPISRDSRRELYGRNRRKKKSASNSPPYTRRSRSRTPPRRRSRSPPRRERSRSPRRDRSPRERRGRH, encoded by the exons ATGGCGGAATACTTAGCGTCAATCTTTGGAACAGAGAAAGACAA GGTCAATTGTTCTTTCTACTTTAAAATTGGTGCATGTCGACATGGCGAACGTTGCTCAAGACTTCATAACAAACCCACATTCAGCCAG ACTATTTTGCTTCAAAACATGTATCAGAATCCACAAAGTGCAGCACAGGTTGCAGATGGAACAA GTAGCGCCATATCTGACGTCGAAGCTCAGGAACATTACGATAAGTTTTTTGAG GATGTATTTCTTGAGTTGGAGGAGAAA TATGGAGAAATAGAGGAGATGAATGTTTGCGATAATCTTGGAGACCATCTGGTCGGCAATGTATATGTGAAATTCCGCTATGAAGAAGATGCAGAAAAGGCTGTCAAAGACCTTGACAATCGCTGGTACAATG GTCAACCCATCTACGCCGAACTGTCTCCAGTAACTGATTTCAG GGAGGCTTGTTGTAGACAGTATGAAATGGG TGAGTGCACCCGAGGAGGTTTTTGTAACTTCATGCATCTGCGACCAATTTCCCGCGACAGCCG GCGTGAGTTGTATGGACGCAATCGTCGCAAGAAAAA GTCTGCTTCCAACTCTCCGCCATATACACGACGATCTCGCTCCAGGACACCACCACGACGTCGTTCCAGGTCTCCTCCCCGCCGAGAAAGGTCACGTTCTCCTCGCCGTGACAGATCACCTCGTGAAAGAAGAGGCAGACACTAA
- the LOC141892726 gene encoding TM2 domain-containing protein 3-like, protein MAEVVRVTTFFVIAFVVYFCLLGGNLVDATTVDTSTIQSTATSYYSGEVLSTASPTKRTTITNSQAEMTKTSIADVECPDGVKCSDLGASCINCALNKLKNSCVYGDNVDVECKPISSKINCTGVRNFSRTFNCRFCYQTDPKEHSCNKQSDCKVITSPRQRYQTNCTVKENILCLGNRTFPKVLLCNWTSGYRWSTSVLLSLTLGGFGVDRFYLGHWREGLGKLFSFGGLGVWTLVDLILIIIGYVGPEDGSLYIF, encoded by the exons ATGGCGGAAGTTGTTCGAGTTACGACCTTCTTCGTTATTGCAtttgtagtttatttttgtttgcttggtgGTAATTTAGTTGACGCAACCACCGTGGACACTTCAACTATTCAATCTACAGCCACTAGTTATTATTCTGGGGAAGTTTTGTCGACTGCGTCGCCCACAAAAAGGACAACAATTACCAACTCACAAGCAGAAATGACCAAAACAAGCATTGCAGATGTCGAATGCCCAGATGGGGTTAAATGCAGTGATCTGGGCGCTTCTTGCATAAATTGTGctttaaataaacttaagAACTCATGTGTTTACGGGGACAATGTTGATGTAGAATGCAAACCAATAAGCTCAAAAATCAACTGTACG GGAGTTAGGAATTTCAGTAGGACATTTAACTGTAGGTTTTGCTACCAAACTGATCCTAAAGAACACAGTTGCAACAAACAATCTGACTGCAAG GTAATTACTAGTCCAAGACAAAGATATCAAACTAACTGTACAGttaaagaaaatattctttgCCTAG GTAACAGAACTTTTCCAAAGGTATTGTTATGTAACTGGACATCAGGATATCGATGGTCAACATCAGTTTTATTAAG CTTGACTCTTGGAGGCTTTGGTGTGGATCGCTTTTACTTGGGACATTGGAGAGAGGGTCTTGGAAAGCTCTTCAGCTTTGGTGGCCTAGGAGTATGGACCCTTGTGGATCTCATTCTGATTATCATTGGCTATGTTGGACCTGAGGATGGCTCACTATACATATTTTAG
- the LOC141893385 gene encoding V-type proton ATPase catalytic subunit A: MAGGMNLANKLPKIKDQEKESQFGYVFAVSGPVVTAEKMSGAAMYELVRVGHSELVGEIIRLEGDMATIQVYEETSGVTVGDPVLRTGKPLSVELGPGILGSIFDGIQRPLKDINEMTQSIYIPRGVNTEALSRTASWDYQPEGLKVGDHVTGGDIFGIVHENTLLNHRLALHPKARGTVTYIAPPGSYHVTDVVLETEFDGEKSEHTMLQIWPVRQMRPVAEKLAANYPLLTGQRVLDALFPCVQGGTTAIPGAFGCGKTVISQSLSKFSNSEVIIYVGCGERGNEMSEVLRDFPELTVEVGGVTESIMKRTALVANTSNMPVAAREASIYTGITLSEYFRDMGYNVSMMADSTSRWAEALREISGRLAEMPADSGYPAYLGARLASFYERAGRVQCLGNPQREGSVSIVGAVSPPGGDFSDPVTSATLGIVQVFWGLDKKLAQRKHFPSINWLISHSKYMRALDDFYEKNYPEFVALRTKVKEILQEEEDLSEIVQLVGKGSLAEADKITLEVAKLIKDDFLQQNGYSPYDRYCPFYKTVGMLANIVAFYDMARHSVETTAQSDNKITWAVIKENMGQIIYQLSSMKFKDPNSDGEEKIKSHFAELNEQMQQAFRSLED; encoded by the exons ATG GCTGGAGGGATGAATCTCGCAAACAAGCTCCCTAAAATTAAGGAccaagagaaagaaagccaATTTGGTTATGTTTTCGCTGTGTCCGGACCGG TTGTTACAGCGGAAAAGATGAGTGGGGCTGCCATGTACGAACTG GTTCGTGTTGGTCATAGTGAGTTGGTTGGGGAAATTATTCGTCTTGAAGGTGACATGGCAACAATTCAAGTTTATGAAGAAACTT CTGGTGTCACAGTTGGTGATCCTGTTCTACGGACTGGGAAACCGCTCTCTGTTGAACTTGGGCCAG ggATTTTAGGAAGTATTTTTGATGGAATCCAGAGACCACTAAAG GATATTAATGAAATGACACAGAGTATTTACATTCCTCGCGGTGTTAACACTGAGGCACTTAGTCGGACTGCTTCCTGGGATTACCAGCCAGAAGGACTTAAG GTCGGAGATCATGTGACTGGAGGCGATATTTTTGGTATTGTACATGAAAATACTTTGCTAAATCACAGACTAGCGCTCCACCCCAAGGCTCGTGGAACAGTCACATATATAGCACCTCCAGGAAGCTATCATGTCACT GATGTTGTCTTGGAAACAGAGTTTGATGGAGAGAAATCTGAACACACTATGTTACAG ATCTGGCCTGTGAGACAAATGAGGCCTGTCGCAGAAAAGCTTGCTGCCAACTATCCACTGTTGACAGGACAAAGGGTGCTAGACGCTCTCTTTCC GTGTGTGCAAGGAGGAACCACGGCTATCCCGGGAGCCTTTGGTTGCGGCAAGACTGTCATCTCCCAATCACTGTCCAAATTTTCCAACTCTGAGGTCATTATCTACGTAGGCTGCGGAGAGAGAGGAAATGAGATGTCTGAAGTATTGCGAGATTTTCCAGAG ttgACAGTTGAGGTGGGTGGAGTGACGGAGTCTATCATGAAGCGTACTGCACTGGTTGCAAATACCTCCAACATGCCTGTGGCAGCAAGAGAAGCTTCCATTTATACTG GTATTACTTTATCGGAATATTTTCGTGACATGGGTTACAATGTCAGTATGATGGCCGATTCCACATCGCGTTGGGCCGAAGCACTTCGAGAAATTTCCGGGCGATTGGCCGAAATGCCTGCGG ACAGTGGTTACCCAGCGTACCTTGGCGCCCGATTAGCTTCCTTCTATGAGCGTGCTGGTCGTGTTCAGTGCCTCGGAAACCCACAGAGGGAGGGTAGTGTCTCTATTGTCGGAGCAGTATCTCCCCCTGGTGGTGACTTCTCGGATCCGGTAACATCTGCCACATTGGGTATTGTGCAG gttTTCTGGGGTTTGGACAAGAAGCTCGCCCAGAGGAAGCACTTTCCTTCAATCAACTGGCTGATTAGTCACAGCAAATACATGAGAGCTTTGGATGATTTCTATGAGAAAAACTACCCTGAATTTGTGGCTCTCAGGACGAAG GTTAAAGAAATATTACAGGAAGAGGAAGACTTATCCGAGATTGTTCAGCTTGTCGGAAAG GGTTCTTTGGCAGAAGCCGACAAAATCACTCTAGAAGTAGCCAAACTCATCAAAGATGACTTCCTACAGCAGAATGGTTACTCGCCATATGATCGGTATTGTCCGTTTTATAAGACGGTTGGTATGCTAGCTAATATTGTCGCCTTCTATGACATGGCACGACACTCGGTGGAGACTACCGCCCAGTCCGATAACAAGATTACATGGGCGGTCATTAAGGAGAATATGGGGCAAATTATCTACCAGCTGTCTAGCATGAAATTCAAG GATCCAAACTCGGACGGTGAGGAAAAGATCAAATCCCACTTTGCAGAGCTCAACGAGCAAATGCAGCAGGCATTCCGTTCACTAGAAGATTAA